A window of Mucilaginibacter robiniae genomic DNA:
CTGATGGTCTATTATCTTTCTTTTGTGCCAAACAGCAGATTGGTAATAGGAATATCAAAGCTATTGCTTTCAGACAGTTAGATGTTTTCACGATTAAAGTAGAATAAAGGTTTATAACTTAAATGGGTATAAAGTAGCTAGTGGCCAACAATATAGCAATAAGATCAATTCGCTATGCAACTTAAAATTTTGGAAAATAGATATCATCTGCTATTACTTTCCAAAGTTTAACTCTTATTTATATCCTTATATCTCGCAAGTTTTGCTTACATTAACTCCCATGCACTCTGGTACCCATTAATCTGCTCGGCAAAAGCAATGAAGTCTGTGTAAAAAGGTAATTGTGCCAGGGTTGAGCTATCACCAATTACAACCAGTTTTTTTCGGGCGCGGGTCATGGCCACGTTCATCTGCCGTATGTCAGCAAGGAAACCAATATCTCCTTCGGTGTTACTGCGTGTCATGCTGATGTACACTACATCACGTTCCTGCCCCTGAAAACTATCAATGGTATTTACCGCAATTTTACCAGTATGCTGTTGCAGAACAGGAGAATTAATAAACAACTCGTTCAAAACCCTGATTTGCTGTTTGTAAGGCGAGATAATAGCAATAGTCGGAAAGTTCTCAGTAGTATAATGTTCGTTTAATTCGGTAACGAGTTGTTCCAGGTGCTTGATTAAAAAGGTAGCTTCTTCGGGGTTCGTGGTGCTGGTGCCTTCCAATTTTTCATCAAATCCGCAGCCTGCCGTATCTACAAAAGTCAACGGCATATCGCCTGTAAACAATAATTGATATGCAACCATGCTGTTTGCTTTTAAACGATTTTGGTAAAACTCTTGCGATGAAAACTGCATTATAGCTTCGTTCATGCGGTGTTGTTCTTCCAATAGGATTACAGCTTCGGGGTGCATCGAAATACATTTTTCGAGCAGGGTAGTACTTAAACCACCTTTAGCTGCCTCGGCCGATTTAATGGTAGGTGGCAACTGGCAATGGTCGCCAGCCAAAATCACTTTTTCAGCTTTTAATAGGGGTATCCAACAGGCAGGCTCCAGTGCCTGTCCGGCTTCATCGATAATGGCTGTTTTAAATTTTAAGTTACGTATAGTGTAATGATTAGCACCTACCAGCGTTGCGGCAATTACCTGTGCTTTGCTCACTAAATCATCAACAATGTATTGCTCGGTTTTACTAACATCTTTCATGATTTTATGAGCCTCATCAAACAAGGCTTTACGCTGATCGCGTTCGGCTTTGCCAAAATTACGCTTGTATTTATGGGCCATGTTTTTGTATTCGGCAGCTTGCTTTTTAAGCTTCTTTATTTCTTTTGTCTGCTCGTGCGAGGTCATTTTACTATCCAGCGTTAAAGCCATCAACCGGTCTGATACGCGTGCCGGGTTGCCAATACGCAATACATTTAAACCTTCGCCCGATAGTTTTTCGCTTAGTAAATCAACCGCAGTATTGCTGGGGGCTGTCACTAAAACCTGTTTTTCGCCTTGCTCAATCAAAGCTTTAATGGCTTGAACCAGCGTGGTTGTTTTACCTGTACCTGGCGGGCCATGTACAATAGCTAAATCCTGAGCAGTTATTATTTTTTCAACAGCCGCATGTTGTGAAGCATTCAAGTTATTAGGTCGAGCTGGCTGGTTTATGATAGAAAAAGCTGGTGCTTTATCACCGGTTAATATTTGTATTAACCGGCCTTCTTCAGCTTTTTTACTTAATGCATCAGCTAGTTTGAGTGCATTTTGCATTTCTTCATAGCTATTATCATCAAACAGCAAGTCAACACCAAGTTTTCCGTCTTGGCACCAGTCTGGCAGTTCCTCAGTAAACAAAGTGATTTTCATCCGGTCGCCGCTTTGATAAGTTACTGTTCCTTCAACACGATCTTTAGCAGAATTGTGGTTAGAAAGTAAAGCAGCCGATGCACCAAAACGAAATTGGTGTGCTATGTCCTTATGTGTGGTGCGTTCCAGTTCTACGGTAATATAATCGCCACGGCTAGGCTCTGTTCCGCGAATAGCTACCGGGTACCAGGAAAGGCCATTCGCTCTGCGATCGGCTGCTGAGGTATTTTGGGTAAGTTGCTGATAAGCTTTCCGGTCATCGTTGCGTTCAATATTTAGCAAGTTGAGCAGCTGCTTGAAATAATCCATACTACAAAGGTAATAAAGGGCGGAGTGATTGTGTCAGTATCCTAGAAAGCAACCCATGTAGCAGGCAATTCAGTACATCAGTTTTCCACAAAATTGCGGTATGCTACCGATTTGCTTAATTTTGAATTGAATATAGATGGGTAATAACTGGAACTAAAATCCGGAGAAACTCCACCCTCAATCTACTACATGAAAGTAATCATTGCAGAAAAGCCCTCAGTAGCCCGTGAAATAGCCAAAGTGTTTGGAGCTAACACTAAACGTGAAGGCTATATTGAAGGCAAAGGCTATACTTTTACTTGGGCTTTTGGCCATTTGCTGCAACTGGCCCCACCTCAGGAGTATGGCTTTTATGGATGGAGCGTGCAAAACTTACCCATGTTGCCACAAAAGTTCAAGCTTTCTATTCGGAAGGTAAAAACTAAAGATGGCGTAGTTGAAGATCCGGCAGTTAAAAAACAGCTGGATATTATTAAAAACTTGTTTGAAGAGGCTACGGAAATTATTGTTGCTACGGATGCCGGGCGCGAAGGTGAACTCATTTTCCGATATATCTATTATTATTTAAAATGCAAGAAGCCTTTTAAGCGGCTTTGGATATCTTCACAAACAGATGCAGCCATCAAAGATGGTTTCCGCAACTTGAAGCCTGGAAGTGATTATGATACTTTGTTTAACTCGGCACATTGCCGTTCACAGTCTGATTGGCTGGTAGGCATGAACGCTACGCAGGCGTTAAGTATTTCTGCAGGTACCCGGTCGGTGCTTTCTTTAGGTAGGGTGCAAACGCCTACGCTAGCTATGATTTGCTCCCGGTATATTGAAAACAAAAACTTCGTGCCGCAAACTTATTACCAGGTCAGTATTCAGGTTGATAAAAGAGGGCAGGTATTCAGAGCATTATCTGACAAGAATTTCAAAACCAAAGAAGAAGCCCAAGCTGTATTAGACAAAGTAGAGGATGTACCAACAGGTTTTCCGCAAGGCGCAAATATTATAAGTGTAGAAGCCAAGCCCCGCAAAGAACTACCTCCATTATTGCATGACTTAAGCAGTTTGCAGCAGGAAGCCAACAAGCGGAAAGGGTTTACGGCAGACCAAACCTTATCTATTTTGCAAAGCTTGTATGAAAGCAAACTGGTTACCTACCCACGTACCGGTAGCCGGTATATTGGTGATGATGTATTTGCCGGCATTTCAGCTTTAATTGATAAGTTTACCGGCCATCCGGATTTTGGTAAGCAGGCTATTTATTTGCAAGGCGTTAAGTTGAGCAAGCGTAGTGTAAATGCAAAAAAGGTAACGGACCACCATGCTATTTTACCAACAGGTGAGACTGCACATCAGCTATCTGCTGACCGACAAGCCATATACGACTTGGTAGTAGGGCGCATGTTAGAAGCTTTCCATCAGGATTGTATTAAAGAAATAACCAAGATTGTAGTAGAATCAGGATTTAAATTCATTGCTACTGGTACTGTAATTAGCGTACCTGGATGGCGTGCCGTATTTAACGACACTGATGACGACAAAAAGGATGAAGAGAACCCAGCCTTGCCCAAAGTACAGCAGGGAGAGTTGCTGCCCATAACCGAGAAAGCCTTATTGGAAAAGCAAACCAAGCCCAAGCCACTTTATAACGAAGCTTCCTTACTGAAAGCTCTGGAAACAGCTGGTAAAGAGATTGATGATGATGAGTTGCGTTACGCTATGAAAGACAGCGGTTTAGGTACACCGGCTACACGTGCAGCTATCATTGAAACACTGATTAAGAGAGATTATGTTGCTCGCGAAAAGAAAACCCTGGTACCTACAGGTACTGGGCTTGCTGTTTATGAAGTAGTGAAAGATCAGAAAATTGCGCAGGCAGAACTAACTGGATCCTGGGAAAAAAG
This region includes:
- a CDS encoding AAA domain-containing protein, with translation MDYFKQLLNLLNIERNDDRKAYQQLTQNTSAADRRANGLSWYPVAIRGTEPSRGDYITVELERTTHKDIAHQFRFGASAALLSNHNSAKDRVEGTVTYQSGDRMKITLFTEELPDWCQDGKLGVDLLFDDNSYEEMQNALKLADALSKKAEEGRLIQILTGDKAPAFSIINQPARPNNLNASQHAAVEKIITAQDLAIVHGPPGTGKTTTLVQAIKALIEQGEKQVLVTAPSNTAVDLLSEKLSGEGLNVLRIGNPARVSDRLMALTLDSKMTSHEQTKEIKKLKKQAAEYKNMAHKYKRNFGKAERDQRKALFDEAHKIMKDVSKTEQYIVDDLVSKAQVIAATLVGANHYTIRNLKFKTAIIDEAGQALEPACWIPLLKAEKVILAGDHCQLPPTIKSAEAAKGGLSTTLLEKCISMHPEAVILLEEQHRMNEAIMQFSSQEFYQNRLKANSMVAYQLLFTGDMPLTFVDTAGCGFDEKLEGTSTTNPEEATFLIKHLEQLVTELNEHYTTENFPTIAIISPYKQQIRVLNELFINSPVLQQHTGKIAVNTIDSFQGQERDVVYISMTRSNTEGDIGFLADIRQMNVAMTRARKKLVVIGDSSTLAQLPFYTDFIAFAEQINGYQSAWELM
- a CDS encoding DNA topoisomerase 3, with the protein product MKVIIAEKPSVAREIAKVFGANTKREGYIEGKGYTFTWAFGHLLQLAPPQEYGFYGWSVQNLPMLPQKFKLSIRKVKTKDGVVEDPAVKKQLDIIKNLFEEATEIIVATDAGREGELIFRYIYYYLKCKKPFKRLWISSQTDAAIKDGFRNLKPGSDYDTLFNSAHCRSQSDWLVGMNATQALSISAGTRSVLSLGRVQTPTLAMICSRYIENKNFVPQTYYQVSIQVDKRGQVFRALSDKNFKTKEEAQAVLDKVEDVPTGFPQGANIISVEAKPRKELPPLLHDLSSLQQEANKRKGFTADQTLSILQSLYESKLVTYPRTGSRYIGDDVFAGISALIDKFTGHPDFGKQAIYLQGVKLSKRSVNAKKVTDHHAILPTGETAHQLSADRQAIYDLVVGRMLEAFHQDCIKEITKIVVESGFKFIATGTVISVPGWRAVFNDTDDDKKDEENPALPKVQQGELLPITEKALLEKQTKPKPLYNEASLLKALETAGKEIDDDELRYAMKDSGLGTPATRAAIIETLIKRDYVAREKKTLVPTGTGLAVYEVVKDQKIAQAELTGSWEKRLEEIRSGASITDFQEEIKTYTRTITQELLKAGVSLKAKPGASTPVKA